In Candidatus Nomurabacteria bacterium, the DNA window TTCTTTTATATTCTGAACTGTTCCAATCTCGTTGCTTACATATGTAAAAGAAACCAATACAGTATTTTCTTTGAGAGTGTTTTTAAACTCTTCTTCGTTTATATAACCATACTCGTCACAAGACACTCTGGAAACCTCTACTCCTTCTTTTTCAAAGGAATCGAAAATCCCACGAACAGAATCGTGTTCTATCATACTTACGATAACGTGTGGGTTTTGTATCCCACCCTTTTTTGCAGCAAGCACAACACCTCTTAGAAAAATATTTGATCCGAGTGTAGCAGAAGAAACAAAAAGTATTTCGTCAGAGTTTCCGCCTATGTTTTTGGCCATTATGTCTTTGGCTTCTTTTATTATGTTTCTAGCCTCTATTCCGTTTTGATGAATAGAAGAAGAATTACCAAAATACCTTTCTTTCTGGACAAAGTCCTTCAAAGCCTCTTTTCTAATAGGTGTTCTAGAGGAATAGTCGAAATAAAGCCTGTTTTTTCTACTTTTGAACATACTCCGATTATATACCTTTTTTGCCTCAAAAGCATTTGGTATAATTTGGCTTATCATGATGAACATAGAACTTTTTCTAGCGACACTTGGAACTCTGTTTGGGGCTTTTTCTATTTTTCTTATACTCAAACAAAACAGAAAACTAAAGAAGTTTTTTGCTGGGAAAAATGCAGGTGATCTAGAATATGTTCTAGAAGATATAATCAAAGCACTAAAAACAGAAATACAAAAACGAGAACACTCTGACACAAGGATAAAAGAACTCGAAGAAGAATCAGAAAAATCTTTGCGTGGACTTGGTATTGTTAGATACAACCCGTTTCCAGATGTTGGTGGCATGCAAAGCTTCTGCGTAGCTCTTCTAAACGAAAAAAGAGACGGTTTTGTCATCTCTTCTTTGTATGCAAGAGACAGAATGAGTCTTTTCTGTAAACCTATAAACAACCTATCTTCAGAGTTCGAACTTTCTACCGAAGAAAAGCAAGCCCTCGACAAAGCACTAAAAAACATATAATATCTCTAAGTACAAGAAAACCAATGCGCCAAAAGCGTTTTTTGTCTTTTCTAACCCTAAATCCTTATTTTTACTATGAAAAAAGCTGAAGAAAAAATAATAAAGAGGCCTCCGGTTGTGGTAGTTATGGGACACGTTGATCATGGAAAATCAACGCTTTTGGACTATATCAGAAGCTCAAACATAGTAGCGGGAGAAGCTGGTGGTATAACCCAGCATCTTGGTGCATATGAAATAACTCACAAAACCTCTGAAGGAGATGAAAGAAAGATTACTTTTATCGACACACCAGGACACGAAGCTTTTTCTTCTATGAGGAGCAGAGGTGCAAATGTAGCCGATATAGGGATACTAATCATCGCAGCAGATGACGGTATAAAAAAACAAACTAAAGAAGCTTACGAGACTATCAAGACTGCTAACCTTCCATTTGTTGTAGCGATAAATAAAATAGACAAGCCAGATGCAAACGTAGACAGAATAAAAACAGAACTTATGGAAATGGGTGTTTTTCTAGAAGGATTTGGTGGAACAACACCATATGCAGAAATATCTGCAAAAACAGGTTCTGGAATAGACTCTCTCATGGATATGATAATCCTTACAGCAGATCTAGAAGACTGGAAGGGAGATCTCGGTAAAAAGGGCGAAGGAGTCGTCATAGAAACAAACCTAGATACCAAGAGGGGTATAACTGCTGTATTGGTTGTAAAAGATGGAAAGATAGAAAAAGGTGACTATATAGTTGTAGGAGATGCTATAGCTCCTACAAGAATTTTTGAAGACACTAGCGGAAAGCAAATCAAAGAAGCTCGCTTCTCTACTCCAATAAAAATAACTGGTTTCGATAAAGAACCAGAAGCTGGAGAAATATTTGAAACATACGAAAACAAAAAAGACGCAGAAAAAGCCGCAAAAGAAAATGCAGAAAACCAAACCAAATCTGAAGGCTTTGAAGAAAAAGAAGGGCAATACGCTATCCCTATAGTTATAAAAACAGATGTTCGCGGAACATGCGAAGCTATAGAGAAAAAAATCAAAGAACTAGAGCAAGATACCGTTACTTATAAAATCGTTCATAGCGGAACAGGTTCTATAAACGAATCAGATATAAAAAGATTCCCTGCTGGAGAAGATGGCATAATCGTTGGCTTCAACTCAAAACTAGACAATGCTGCAAAAGAAGCACTCGAAGGAACAAAGATAGACGTTCAACTTTTCGATATAATCTACAAACTAACTGAATGGTTAGAGGAAGAAATGGAAAAAAGAAGACCAAGACAAGAAGTAGAGGAAATTGTCGGAAAAGTAAAAATCATAAAAGTATTCAATCAGTCCAAAAACAAGCAAGTTGTTGGAGGAAAAGTCATAGAGGGCTATATAAAATCTAACTCAAAAATCAAAATAGATAGGAGAGAAAATATCTTGGGAATAGGAGAAATAGACAAACTAGAAGCGGCCAGAGCAAAAGTAGGCGAAGTCAAAGAAGGTACAGAGTGCGGTATGATGATCGACTCAAGAGTCGAGATTGCACCAGGAGACGTACTTGTAGTTACAGAAAGAAAAACTATATAAAACTATGCAAGACAAAAAAGGCTACGAAGAAATAATAAGAGAGGTTGTTGCAAAATGGATCTCAAAAGAAGCGAGCAGTGCTTCGCTTATTACTGTGACTGGAGTATCTTATGAGAAAAAAGGAAACAAATGTTTCGTCCATATAACAGTAATGCCAGAAGAAAAAGAAAAAGCTGTTCTAGATTTTCTAAAAAGAAACGTTGTTGAACTCAGAAAGCATGTTGGTAGTGTTGTAAAAAATCACAAAGTTCCTTTTATAGAAGTGCACTTAGACGCGGGTGAGAAAAATCGTTATCGAATAATAGAACTTCTAGAGCAAGACAAAGATTGAGAATAAGGGTTTTATTTGCTATATTTTCTTTATTCTTCTTGTAAGATTTGGATAGAGTGGTGAAGATAAAAAAAGGATCTGCAACCCCACACAAACAAAGGAGGTGCAGGCCGGATTCGAACCGGCGCATAGCGGTTTTGCAGACCGCCGCGTTGACCATCTTCGCCACTGCACCATAAAAACAATTAGGAGTTCACTATACCAAAATTGAAGTGATACTTCAAACCGTTTGTGAAGGGGCGAATCCAAGGACTCGCACCTCCCCACCTGCCCGAATAGACGACCTAGTTTAGGCGGGACTGCCCGGGTGATGGAGTAGGTAGACATAGGGGACTTAAAATCCATGCTGGGATGATGGAATAGGTAGACATAGGGGACTTAAAATCCCCAGGCAATTAAATGCCGTGCGGGTTCGATTCCCGCTCCCAGCACAAGATTTTTAGATTTGCGAGTTCCCTGTGTGCCGACATAAAACGCGTGCTTTTAAATTCTAACCTAATGAAAATAATTAAAAACAAAAAGTGTTTGATATCAATAATAACCTTATTTATATTGGGGTCTATATTTTTTGCTATTGATCAATATAAGTCATACAAAAACACAAAAAGAAACGTTGAGAAATCAGAAAGAGAATTTAATATAGAAAACAACAAGATAAATAATACTGACCCGGATGAGTCAAGTAACTCTATTGATACCAAAGAAAGTTCTGAACCCAAAAAATCAGTAGAAGACTTTGTGTTTGATACCAATTTTTTAGATGGAGACTGGAATATACAAGAAAATGATGGATCTCAGGAATACAAAGAAATGACAAAAGTATATGAATCAAACTCTCATAATTACATAAACGACATAAAAGGAACTCTTTGGTTTACCCAAAAAGAAAACCTTGATTATCAAAAATCTATTTCATATGAAAAAGAACTTTCCGAATATTATGATTTGTATTTAAAAGAATACGGCTGGGAAAAATACATATCAATCCCAGAGCAAAACTTGGAACTAGTGCCGTATTTATACGATTCGATAAATGTAACAGGTTATGGATATTTATCGATTGATAAAAATAACAATATAAGGATTTTGAATATTTCTATAGAGTCTTCTGGGATTATATCTCCTCAAGATAATTTCCCCCCAGAAATACTTCCCCCTTTCTACTTAGTAGTCAAAATCTTTATAAGCAACCCCTTGTCTATAAATGAAATAATAAATGAAATCTAGATTGGGATAAAGAAACTTTATTTTATTAATTTGACACCAAAAGTCTTTTTGCTATAATTAAAGTACACAGTGGCTTAGGCCTCCGAGAAAGCCCCGCATTAGCGGGGCTTTCGATTTTCATAAAATTTCCTTAAATTTTAATCTCATTGGTTCAAATTCATCATTTGAGACCGTGCCTATTTTACGAAGTAACCTCTTTGAGTCCAAAACTCTAGTTTGATCCAAAAGAGCAAAACCCTGAATATTATTATGGGTTATTTTAGATTGAAATTTTTCTAACTTTTTTTTTGGTAGATAAAGGTAGACAAATAAACGTATCTTGACTTAACTTTTTAAGAATTATTATTGGTCTTTCAAAATTATCACCTCTTCCGTCCTGTTCTCTTCCTATGTTTATACCAAAACACGCCCACCAAATTTCACGACGATGAAAAAGTTTTTTAGTGCCATTATTATTTATATTCTTTTTTTCCTTGATCCAAGAATCAAAATTTTTCATTATTACTTATAATACCACTTTTATTTTATTTAGATATAAATTTAATATGATTTCGTAAATACATTTACATAACAAGTTGCTTGCAGTAATTCCCGCCCTGGGCACACAATAGATAACAAAAAGACCCATACGGGTCTTTTTGTTATGTGCTCGTACTGAGCTTATCGAAGTGCGCGGGAGAGGACTTGGTCAGGAGTTCCTTCGAAAAATCTCAGGACTCACGACCCTGGCTCGGTCACATCACTCACTTTGTTCGTGATGGCTTCGCAACCTCCGCCTTTCAAGTCCCCTCTCGTGGTAAAAAATAAATCACCCAATGCTTTCGCATTGGGTTCATTATTATTTTGTGCGCGGGAGAGGACTTGAACCTCCACGGATTGCTCCACTAGTTCCTAAGACTAGCGCGTCTACCAATTTCGCCACCCGCGCATGTTTATTAAAAAATTTTAATTATTTTTGCATTTAATTTATACCACAAAACAAATATATTTGTGCGCCCATTCGTAGCTTTACCTTGTTCTTCGTAGCCTTGGCAAAGAAGAAGCGAAGGAGGGCCACCCGCGCATATAAAGTTTTCAAAACTTTATTGGATTATACAAATCCAATGTCCGCCCACTTGGACTCGAACCAAGGACCAATCGCTTAAGAGGCGAGTGCTCTACCAGCTGAGCTATGGGCGGTAATTTCAAAACCCATAGCGAAGCCAAAAGCTGCCTGTCCACCGTAGCCCGTCAGGGCGAAGGTGGAAGCTATGGGCGGATTTGTATCGTTCCATAGCGAAGCCAAAAGCTGCCTGTCCACCGTAGCCCGTCAGGGCGAAGGTGGAAGCTATGGGCGGATAGGTCCATATACTCGAAAAGTATCTGACGATAATAACCTTTTTTATAAAAAAATTCAAGAGTATTAATATATAAAAATATAAAATACTTGACCTTTTATTATTTTATGTTAAAATACAAAAGAATAATAAAAGAAAAAATGAAAAGACTGACCTTTGTATTACTGGTAAGTATTTTAATCTGTTCTTGTGGATCAACCATAACAGCTGTTGGAAACGGTGGTTTACCCAAGAACAAAAAGCGAGCTGCGCGAAAACAAATCAAATGCCCTCGTGTAGAGATGATCGACGCCATGAAATGGCGGACGGCGAGATACCTGCCGAAGCAGGATTTCGATCTCTTCGCAGAGGTGCCTTACGATTACGAATGGTATTACTAACCAGAACAACAAACCTAATAAAAGCCCTTGAAATCAGGGGCTTTTTTCTTTTCCCCCACCCTTGACTAATGACCATATTTCGTGTATAATATATAACGAAACAATTGAAAATTAAATGAAACAGGAAATTGATTTTATAGGGATTTTTGCTTCCATTGAGGAGTACTTCCCTGTATTCATTCTAGTCCTTGCTGTTGCACTAATTATCGTTTTTCTGGTCAGAAAAAACTTCTTGAAAAGAAGTCCTGGTAACAGAAACCGGCAGCAAAGAAAAAAACTAAACTGGAAGAAAATTTTCTCCAGTATTTCAAAACCATTCCGGTATCTTTTACAAAAAGCCACGAGTGCAAAAAACACGGTCGGCAAAAAGCTCAAAAACTTTCGAATGAAGGTTAGAGAGTATTTCAAAAAGATACAGGAAAAAAAGAAAAAAAGGAGAAAAGAAATGAAAGAAAGATTTTCACAAGCTTACCAAAACCGTATGAGGTTTTGGTGGCAACTGGGAACATTGGCCTTTCTTTTGGCCATGGTTTTTCTGACTTACCTCTTCAATGCAAAAGAGGTCATGTCCTACTTTGATCTTGGTCAATACCAGGATTGGTTTTTCACCGCCCTTTGTGCAATTGAAGTTGCAGTTCTTGCTGTATCTTTCAAACACGTAGGGGCTGAAGAAATCGGGGCGATATATTTCTTTGGAAAAGCTCTTGTTGAGCTTGATCGTGGCTACGG includes these proteins:
- a CDS encoding DUF4446 family protein; the encoded protein is MMNIELFLATLGTLFGAFSIFLILKQNRKLKKFFAGKNAGDLEYVLEDIIKALKTEIQKREHSDTRIKELEEESEKSLRGLGIVRYNPFPDVGGMQSFCVALLNEKRDGFVISSLYARDRMSLFCKPINNLSSEFELSTEEKQALDKALKNI
- the infB gene encoding translation initiation factor IF-2; the protein is MKKAEEKIIKRPPVVVVMGHVDHGKSTLLDYIRSSNIVAGEAGGITQHLGAYEITHKTSEGDERKITFIDTPGHEAFSSMRSRGANVADIGILIIAADDGIKKQTKEAYETIKTANLPFVVAINKIDKPDANVDRIKTELMEMGVFLEGFGGTTPYAEISAKTGSGIDSLMDMIILTADLEDWKGDLGKKGEGVVIETNLDTKRGITAVLVVKDGKIEKGDYIVVGDAIAPTRIFEDTSGKQIKEARFSTPIKITGFDKEPEAGEIFETYENKKDAEKAAKENAENQTKSEGFEEKEGQYAIPIVIKTDVRGTCEAIEKKIKELEQDTVTYKIVHSGTGSINESDIKRFPAGEDGIIVGFNSKLDNAAKEALEGTKIDVQLFDIIYKLTEWLEEEMEKRRPRQEVEEIVGKVKIIKVFNQSKNKQVVGGKVIEGYIKSNSKIKIDRRENILGIGEIDKLEAARAKVGEVKEGTECGMMIDSRVEIAPGDVLVVTERKTI
- a CDS encoding ribosome-binding factor A, producing MQDKKGYEEIIREVVAKWISKEASSASLITVTGVSYEKKGNKCFVHITVMPEEKEKAVLDFLKRNVVELRKHVGSVVKNHKVPFIEVHLDAGEKNRYRIIELLEQDKD